One window from the genome of Pseudomonadota bacterium encodes:
- a CDS encoding ferrous iron transport protein A, whose product MTGDTPAVLPCDVATNATALGAEQPGFCGYIHSIDTTQVLSSCPAPELERRLLEMGFIEGHLVEILHQGSFRGDPIAVRIGSSTVALRRCEAMAILVS is encoded by the coding sequence ATGACCGGGGATACTCCCGCTGTCCTTCCCTGTGATGTTGCGACAAATGCAACGGCACTGGGTGCGGAACAGCCCGGTTTTTGCGGCTATATTCACAGCATTGACACCACGCAAGTTCTCTCTTCCTGCCCCGCGCCTGAGCTGGAGCGCCGTCTGCTTGAAATGGGCTTTATCGAAGGACATCTTGTTGAAATATTACATCAGGGATCCTTTCGCGGTGATCCTATCGCCGTGCGTATAGGCTCCTCCACCGTTGCCCTGCGCCGATGTGAAGCCATGGCAATTCTTGTCTCATAA